The DNA window CGCCAGCAGATTTCCCTCATCATGAACAATTTTTCCAAAATGCGGATCCACATAGTCATAATCCTGAATATCGTACTTGTGGTTCGACGGTGAGACGAAGATCGGGTTCAGGTAGATGACTTCCACGCCAAGATCCTGCAGATAGTCCAGTTTATCCATGACACCCTGCAGATCGCCGCCGTAGAAATTGTTGACATCCATATTGTCCGGAATCTTGCTCCAGTCCTCGATCCGTCTGCTGTGGCTGGAAATGTAAAAATACTCATTTGTCAGCACATCATTTGAAGAATCGCCGTTATAAAAACGATCCACAAAGATCTGATACATCACCGCCCCCTTTGCCCAGTCCGGTGTGTGGAATCCAGGAACGATACCAAACGAATACTGTTCCTGTAACTGTCTGGTCACACCCAGTTCATTATAATAACAGACAATCTTGCCTGCCTGAATCTCAAAATAATAGTGGATCGGATCGTTTCCTACCGGGATCTCGATCGCATAATAATCAAATCCTTCCCGACTCTCCGCCACTTTCATCTCTTTTCGGATCGCGCCGCTGATAAAATAAACGGCATCCACATTGTTTTTCATCGTCCGGAATCGAACCGTCACAACATCTCCCGCTTCCGGCTCCATCGGAGTTCTGTACTGTGCTGTCTCGTCGCTGTATAATGCCCGTTTGTTAAATACCGGACGCATTTTATTGATATATTCCTGTACGCGAAGTACATTATTCAAATCTTCCATGTTTTCCCTTCCCTTCTCGCAGTCGCTTATATTTTATTTTATCCTACTGCAAAAAAAAATACAACCTGGACCTTGGATTTTCCGCCAAATGTCCGGGTTGTATCTTCTGTTCTCAGGCTTCTCCTGTCAACGCAGGAAAATGTTCTTTCATGATCTCTCCAAGCCACTGGATCACCGGTCCGAGCGCTACGATCATAATGACAGTCATCGCTCCGATCTTTCCGCCGAAAGAAAATCCGATCACAGTCACCACAAAATCAAACGTGATTCGCACCGCTTTGAACGGTACTTTCGGCAAATGCCCGGAGATAATGATCGGAATCGCATCGTACGGTGCCGTGCCCATATCCACATCCATATATAAAGCTGCTGTCAGAATAAACAGTGCCACCGATGGAATCAGTACCGCGATCCGAACCGGCAGAGTCGTAAAAAAGTCTGCCGGCAGCACCCGATTCCAGATCCAGGTGAAAAAATCCACAAAGTATCCGACGAGAAACATATTCGCCAGTGTTCCAAATCCAAGATTTCTTCCTCCGAAGATCACTACCAGTACAAGAAGTACCGTATTCATCATTGCCTGCCAGTTTCCGAAACTCATACCGATCTGTGTGGAAATCGCCTTGCTCATCATACTGCAGGGATCTGTTCCCATATCCACCAGCAGTAACAGCGACAACGCAAATCCCATTCCGAATACCGCCAGCAGCACTACGCCAAGTCTCAGCCAGAAATGTTCTTTCTGATAAAATCCCTGCAAAATCGCTTTCATATATCGTAAAACTCCTTCATCTTCTGAACTACGCAGATCACAGCAAATGATTCCTGCCCGAATCCATGTCTGTGTGCCGCATCAACAAATACTTTCCCATTTTAGTATAGAATTCCTTGAATTGCAAATGTTATTTTTGTCCTGCAAACCACGATTTTCCTGATATTTATATCAGAGCATCAAAATTGGTCCACTGGACCAATTGTTGATATGCAGTGCAAGAAAAAAAGACAGCCGAAGCTGCCTTTTTTGGAGAAGGTATTTCTCTTATGGGGTGTAGCAAAAACTATATAATGTATTGGGGGGTTTTTACAGTTATTATAATAGCATGTAGCCCCCGAAAAGTGTGCACAAACATGGATTTTTTTTGTGTGGTTTTTTATTCATTTTTTTGCGGATAAAAAAGCTCTTATTTTTCATCTTCGGAATTTTGTACAATTTCCCCGGAAGCGGCTGTATTTTTTTCCTCTTCGAATAATTCTTCGAATTCTGCTCTTCCGATTTTTTCTTTTTCCAAAAGAAGCTGTGCACAGTGTTCCAACACATAACTGTGTTCCTGGATACTTGCTTTCGCTTTTACATAGCAGTCATCAATAATTTCTTTCACTTCCCGGTCGATCGCTGCCGCTGTCGTCTCGCTGAAGCCACGGCTGTGCGCCAGATCTCTGCCGATGAAGACTTCGTCCTGATCATCACCGTAGGTCACCATACCCATATTCGCAGACATGCCATATTTTGTCACCATCGCTTTGGCGATGCTTGTGGCACGGCGGATATCTTCCGATGCACCGGTGGTGATATCATCAAAGATCAGTTCCTCGGCGATTCGTCCGCCCAGGCATACCTGGATATTTTCCAGCATCTTTCCTCTGGTATTAAACATCTCATCCCGGTTCGGAAGCGGCATCGTATAACCTGCTGCCCCTGCTCCTGTCGGGATGATTGAGATCGTATAGACCGGATCCATCTTTTCCAGTACATGGAACAGGATCGCATGACCGGCTTCGTGATATGCCGTGATCTTCTTCTCTTTTTCCGAGATCACACGGCTGTGTTTTTCGGTTCCGATACCGACTTTGATAAATGCTTTCTGGATATCTTTCTGGCACAGGAACTGGCGATCCTCTTTTGCTGCCAGAATAGCCGCCTCATTCAGCAGATTTTCCAGTTCTGCTCCGGTAAATCCGGCAGTGGTCTGAGCGATCTGTGCCAGATCCACATCGTCACCGAGCGGTTTCCCCTTGGCATGAACTTTCAGGATCTCCTCTCTTCCGCGCACATCCGGTGCACCTACCGCAATCGTACGGTCAAATCGTCCCGGACGCAGGATCGCAGGATCCAGGATATCCACACGGTTCGTTGCTGCCATCACGATGATTCCCTCATTGACACCGAAACCATCCATCTCTACCAGTAACTGGTTCAGCGTCTGTTCTCTCTCGTCATGACCGCCGCCCATACCGGTTCCTCTTCGTCTTGCCACGGCATCGATCTCGTCGATGAAAATGATACATGGACTGTGGCGTTTTCCCTCTTCAAAAAGATCGCGGACACGGGATGCACCCACGCCTACGAACATTTCCACAAAATCAGATCCGGAGATGGAAAAGAACGGAACACCCGCTTCCCCGGCAACTGCTTTTGCCATCAGCGTCTTACCGGTACCCGGAGGGCCTACCAGAAGCACGCCTTTCGGGATTCTTGCACCTACTTTGTTGTATTTGTCCGGGCTTTTCAGGAAGTCGACGATCTCTTTTAGATCTTCTTTTTCTTCCTGCAGACCGGCAACATCACGGAAGGTAAAAC is part of the Blautia faecicola genome and encodes:
- a CDS encoding YczE/YyaS/YitT family protein — its product is MKAILQGFYQKEHFWLRLGVVLLAVFGMGFALSLLLLVDMGTDPCSMMSKAISTQIGMSFGNWQAMMNTVLLVLVVIFGGRNLGFGTLANMFLVGYFVDFFTWIWNRVLPADFFTTLPVRIAVLIPSVALFILTAALYMDVDMGTAPYDAIPIIISGHLPKVPFKAVRITFDFVVTVIGFSFGGKIGAMTVIMIVALGPVIQWLGEIMKEHFPALTGEA
- the ftsH gene encoding ATP-dependent zinc metalloprotease FtsH, encoding MSKQLKGIVVWLIVLVLMVAGLSYLGEKLQTQNNYSYKELEQDLENHQVSEAVIHQNQQTPTGQLIVVLTNGRNKDMYIDDVKEVRQMLENANVSYQMTDVPKESKLLSVGVPIASLGVMVILLFMLMGRNAGSSGGGSKMMNFGKSRAQMTTTSGKRFTFRDVAGLQEEKEDLKEIVDFLKSPDKYNKVGARIPKGVLLVGPPGTGKTLMAKAVAGEAGVPFFSISGSDFVEMFVGVGASRVRDLFEEGKRHSPCIIFIDEIDAVARRRGTGMGGGHDEREQTLNQLLVEMDGFGVNEGIIVMAATNRVDILDPAILRPGRFDRTIAVGAPDVRGREEILKVHAKGKPLGDDVDLAQIAQTTAGFTGAELENLLNEAAILAAKEDRQFLCQKDIQKAFIKVGIGTEKHSRVISEKEKKITAYHEAGHAILFHVLEKMDPVYTISIIPTGAGAAGYTMPLPNRDEMFNTRGKMLENIQVCLGGRIAEELIFDDITTGASEDIRRATSIAKAMVTKYGMSANMGMVTYGDDQDEVFIGRDLAHSRGFSETTAAAIDREVKEIIDDCYVKAKASIQEHSYVLEHCAQLLLEKEKIGRAEFEELFEEEKNTAASGEIVQNSEDEK